The proteins below come from a single Gimesia alba genomic window:
- a CDS encoding globin: protein MEAMTPKDQFLQSLGRCMENEDFIPAFYDRFLSTSEEIRDKFRHTNFEQQNKMLLRSLRLAAGATAGDPDSLKELRERARTHDRDHLDIEPPLYDVWLEAVIETVQEFDGEWDETVEKTWRTILGYVISYMVKRY from the coding sequence ATGGAAGCGATGACGCCGAAAGATCAGTTTCTGCAAAGCCTTGGCCGGTGCATGGAAAATGAAGATTTCATCCCTGCGTTTTATGATCGGTTTCTGTCAACGTCCGAGGAAATCCGTGATAAGTTCCGTCATACGAATTTTGAGCAGCAGAACAAGATGCTGCTGCGCTCGCTCCGATTAGCAGCCGGTGCCACCGCCGGCGATCCCGATTCACTGAAAGAACTCCGTGAACGCGCCCGAACGCACGACCGAGATCATCTGGATATTGAGCCCCCCCTGTATGATGTCTGGCTGGAAGCGGTCATCGAAACGGTCCAGGAATTCGACGGGGAATGGGACGAAACCGTCGAGAAAACCTGGCGCACCATCCTCGGCTACGTCATCAGCTATATGGTCAAACGGTACTAA
- a CDS encoding DinB family protein → MTNYLKIDPFAASDPEIGCWLWGLEEVRKRTLRLVSDIDQSLLDWRGADGGENSISSLLYHIAIVEMSWLYLDLLQQEFPPEVSEWFPIPMADEAGKVSHVAGMSLADHIQRLKATREIALSMFQKMELEEWRRLRPPVNDQPYETTPEWAVFHLIEHEAGHAFQISSLKARWNRFEK, encoded by the coding sequence ATGACTAACTATTTGAAAATCGATCCGTTTGCAGCATCCGATCCGGAAATCGGTTGTTGGCTGTGGGGACTCGAAGAAGTTCGCAAACGAACGCTCCGTCTCGTCAGCGACATCGATCAATCTTTACTTGACTGGCGGGGTGCGGATGGCGGCGAAAATTCCATCAGCTCTCTGCTTTATCATATCGCGATTGTCGAAATGTCATGGCTCTATCTCGATCTGTTGCAGCAGGAATTTCCACCCGAAGTCAGCGAATGGTTTCCGATTCCGATGGCAGACGAAGCCGGCAAAGTCAGTCACGTGGCCGGTATGTCTCTCGCAGATCACATCCAGCGGCTCAAGGCGACGCGGGAAATCGCACTTTCGATGTTTCAAAAAATGGAACTCGAAGAATGGCGGCGGTTGAGGCCTCCCGTGAATGATCAACCTTACGAGACTACACCCGAATGGGCGGTCTTCCATCTCATCGAGCACGAGGCAGGGCACGCCTTTCAAATCTCTTCCCTCAAGGCACGCTGGAATCGTTTCGAGAAATGA
- a CDS encoding 5-(carboxyamino)imidazole ribonucleotide synthase, which translates to MSELIAPGATLGMLGSGQLGRMFAIEARRLGYYVHVFSPETATPTGQVADLEVVAEYDDLDAVAQFAKQVDVISFEFENVLSETTETASKYAPVRPGAHVLHVAQNRIREKSELRDAGIPVTPFAVVRSVDELHAAIEELGTPAVLKSATSGYDGKGQVKIDSPDEAEAAWQEVGADETILEAFIDYTCEISVVGVRGLDGEFAYYGPMKNDHANHILDISVFPSGLEDAVNKEAVEITRAVFEHLDVVGVLCVEFFLTADQRLMINEIAPRPHNSGHLTIDGHVSCQFEQQVRAICGLPLGSTESLKPAAMANLLGDHWEAGPPDWNALRQFPDVKVHLYGKRESRIGRKMGHLTVLAETSEAAVERIQQARAAIFHG; encoded by the coding sequence ATGAGTGAGTTGATCGCCCCCGGCGCCACGCTGGGTATGCTGGGCAGCGGCCAGTTGGGTCGGATGTTTGCCATCGAAGCCCGCCGCCTGGGTTATTACGTGCACGTGTTCTCGCCGGAGACCGCTACGCCGACCGGTCAAGTTGCGGACCTCGAAGTCGTCGCCGAGTACGATGACCTGGACGCCGTCGCGCAGTTCGCGAAACAGGTGGATGTGATTTCGTTCGAGTTCGAGAATGTTCTCTCAGAGACAACGGAAACGGCATCGAAATATGCTCCCGTGCGGCCCGGCGCGCATGTGCTGCACGTCGCACAGAACCGGATTCGCGAGAAGTCGGAATTGCGAGACGCGGGCATTCCGGTGACGCCGTTCGCGGTCGTGCGTTCGGTCGATGAGTTGCACGCAGCGATTGAGGAATTGGGTACGCCCGCCGTGTTGAAGTCGGCTACCTCCGGCTATGACGGCAAAGGGCAGGTGAAGATCGATTCGCCCGATGAAGCGGAAGCGGCCTGGCAGGAAGTGGGAGCCGATGAAACGATTCTGGAAGCATTCATTGATTATACGTGCGAAATCTCGGTCGTCGGCGTGCGCGGGCTGGACGGTGAATTCGCGTATTACGGGCCGATGAAGAATGACCATGCGAATCATATTCTCGATATCTCGGTCTTTCCATCCGGTCTGGAAGATGCGGTTAATAAGGAAGCGGTGGAAATCACGCGAGCCGTGTTTGAGCATCTGGATGTGGTCGGCGTGTTGTGCGTCGAATTCTTTCTGACCGCCGATCAGCGGTTAATGATCAACGAGATCGCACCGCGGCCCCATAATTCGGGGCATCTGACCATCGACGGGCACGTCTCGTGTCAGTTCGAGCAACAGGTGCGAGCGATCTGCGGGCTGCCTTTGGGTTCGACTGAATCACTCAAGCCGGCCGCGATGGCGAATTTGCTCGGCGATCACTGGGAAGCGGGGCCGCCCGACTGGAATGCGTTACGACAATTTCCCGATGTGAAAGTGCATCTGTACGGCAAACGGGAGTCGCGCATTGGTCGCAAGATGGGCCACCTGACGGTACTGGCAGAAACGTCCGAGGCGGCAGTCGAACGCATTCAACAGGCGCGGGCAGCCATCTTTCACGGCTGA
- a CDS encoding DUF6985 domain-containing protein encodes MNQFLLYVVILVMIPAGCSRDVPPPDDVMNVSSMLELTDPEAIAQWEASADNISHSKIEVVELSYLYDTLGNTEQKSPRAVAVEICEARQNGITPEQQQALDFFVTNEKEIHTTVRKAIYQQYQESYPDYKEAYQQAAELYGGPNNIEEELPPIISGTELDQLIDFAAIRINPAKDGKATIGITAFGEWDINGIGIRLLDGKVIEIGNAYVGL; translated from the coding sequence ATGAATCAATTTCTGCTATATGTTGTCATACTCGTCATGATCCCTGCAGGCTGTAGCCGAGATGTGCCACCTCCCGATGATGTGATGAATGTCTCTTCCATGTTAGAACTGACGGATCCCGAAGCCATCGCACAATGGGAGGCAAGTGCTGATAACATCAGTCATTCAAAAATTGAAGTAGTCGAGCTGTCTTACTTATACGACACTCTTGGAAACACCGAACAGAAATCTCCTCGCGCGGTCGCTGTCGAAATTTGCGAAGCCAGGCAAAACGGTATCACTCCGGAACAGCAGCAGGCGCTTGATTTTTTCGTGACTAATGAAAAAGAGATTCATACCACAGTTCGCAAAGCCATTTACCAGCAATATCAGGAGTCCTATCCTGACTACAAGGAAGCATATCAGCAGGCAGCTGAACTCTATGGTGGCCCAAACAATATCGAAGAGGAGTTACCCCCGATCATCTCAGGAACCGAACTGGATCAGCTGATCGACTTTGCCGCAATAAGAATCAATCCTGCTAAGGACGGTAAAGCAACAATCGGCATCACCGCCTTTGGAGAGTGGGATATTAATGGTATCGGAATACGCTTGCTGGATGGTAAAGTGATAGAAATCGGCAATGCGTATGTTGGTCTCTAG
- the rph gene encoding ribonuclease PH, whose translation MRHDSRQNDQLRPIKVQRRYTKATPGSILISAGDTVVLCTASLEDSVPPWKKYDETPSGWVTAEYNMLPGSTSPRKRRKPDGRSSEIQRLIGRSLRAVVDFAALGPRTITVDCDVLQADGGTRTLSITGGFLALLDTVLAIPETCQLAEGEIFDPKKVFSDSVAAVSVGVVSGEPVLDLDYIEDSTAGVDMNVVMTGSSDFVEVQGTAEGQTFNRGMLDAQLELATLGIKQLTKIQRECFGADWPL comes from the coding sequence ATGCGTCACGATTCCCGCCAGAACGATCAACTTCGCCCCATCAAAGTCCAACGGAGATATACCAAAGCCACCCCGGGCAGCATCCTGATTTCCGCCGGTGATACGGTGGTACTCTGCACGGCCAGTCTGGAAGATAGTGTGCCCCCCTGGAAGAAATACGACGAAACCCCGAGCGGCTGGGTGACCGCAGAATACAACATGCTGCCCGGCAGTACGTCTCCCCGAAAACGAAGAAAACCAGATGGACGTTCGAGCGAAATCCAACGACTGATCGGCCGCAGCTTAAGGGCGGTTGTTGATTTCGCAGCGCTCGGACCACGCACGATTACCGTCGACTGTGATGTGCTGCAGGCAGACGGAGGCACGCGGACGCTGAGTATCACTGGCGGTTTTCTGGCGTTACTCGATACCGTGTTGGCGATTCCCGAAACGTGCCAACTGGCCGAAGGAGAAATCTTCGATCCGAAAAAAGTGTTTTCTGACAGTGTGGCCGCGGTGAGCGTGGGTGTGGTGAGTGGTGAGCCGGTACTCGACCTGGATTACATTGAAGACAGCACCGCCGGCGTGGACATGAATGTGGTGATGACGGGCAGCAGCGACTTCGTCGAAGTCCAGGGAACCGCGGAAGGCCAGACCTTTAACCGAGGCATGCTCGACGCCCAACTGGAACTGGCGACACTGGGAATCAAACAGCTGACGAAAATTCAACGAGAGTGCTTCGGAGCCGACTGGCCTTTGTGA
- a CDS encoding toll/interleukin-1 receptor domain-containing protein — protein sequence MANSEYVEVFNSGAVAIDRWRTENADVKPDLSGADLSGADLTETNLVGADLSGANLVGADLSGADLVGANLVGANLEQADLCFADLSGTDLSWANLHRANLRQAIFNGAHSRNTLWVEVDLSRAVELETVIHWGPSSLGVNTILNSKGNIPVEFLRGCGLPDDMIARVPDYFTEITSESSSCFISYSPEDAAFALRLYETLQARGIRCWLDEKRSQAGVNVPTDRGLKIWDKVLLCASKHSLTSDWVNQEIEIAFENEDRQYRRDTDVIRSLLPLNLDQHLFDHWEHQNKQTLCDRVAADFKGWETDQKTFDSQVERVITALQTDHFGEAPA from the coding sequence GTGGCGAATTCTGAGTATGTGGAAGTATTTAACTCCGGCGCCGTGGCCATTGATCGCTGGCGGACTGAGAACGCCGATGTCAAACCGGATTTGAGTGGCGCGGATCTGAGCGGAGCCGACCTGACCGAGACGAATCTGGTGGGCGCGGATTTGAGTGGTGCCAATTTAGTCGGCGCTGACTTGAGCGGCGCGGATCTCGTGGGTGCGAATCTGGTCGGCGCGAATCTGGAACAGGCGGACCTCTGCTTTGCCGATTTGAGTGGAACCGACTTGAGCTGGGCCAATCTGCATCGGGCGAATTTAAGACAGGCCATCTTCAACGGTGCCCACTCGCGAAATACGCTCTGGGTCGAAGTTGATTTATCCCGCGCCGTGGAGCTGGAGACCGTCATTCATTGGGGGCCGAGTTCTCTGGGCGTCAACACGATCCTGAATTCCAAAGGGAACATCCCGGTCGAATTTCTGCGTGGTTGCGGTCTACCGGATGATATGATTGCCCGCGTTCCCGACTATTTTACTGAGATCACTTCCGAATCCTCTTCCTGCTTTATCAGCTATAGCCCGGAAGATGCCGCGTTCGCACTGCGATTATATGAAACATTGCAGGCACGAGGAATCCGTTGCTGGCTGGATGAAAAGCGGTCGCAGGCCGGAGTGAATGTTCCCACCGATCGGGGACTCAAAATCTGGGACAAGGTGCTCTTGTGTGCTTCGAAACATTCCCTGACCAGCGACTGGGTGAATCAGGAAATAGAGATCGCATTCGAAAATGAAGATCGGCAATACAGACGGGATACTGATGTCATCCGTTCGCTGCTCCCTTTGAATCTGGATCAGCATCTGTTCGATCACTGGGAGCATCAAAATAAACAGACACTCTGCGATCGCGTGGCCGCCGATTTCAAAGGCTGGGAAACGGATCAGAAGACCTTTGATTCGCAAGTGGAACGCGTGATTACCGCGCTGCAGACAGATCATTTCGGTGAGGCACCGGCTTAG
- a CDS encoding peroxiredoxin family protein, with protein MVTIKTVRRFFLFSLVLSLFILNAEVHAAKDSALPAVGDKAKDFELANLKGQKIKLSDELKKGPVVLLVLRGYPGYQCPICTRQVGQFITNAKKLKAAKATVIMVYPGPSKELEKRADEFIHNQSLPDHFQFLIDPDYKFTNAYHLRWDAKRETAYPSTFVIGKDGKIKYAKSSMTHGGRANAKEVLKALGE; from the coding sequence ATGGTTACGATCAAAACCGTACGGCGTTTTTTCCTTTTCTCACTGGTCCTTTCATTATTCATCCTTAACGCAGAAGTACATGCAGCGAAAGATTCTGCACTCCCCGCCGTAGGAGACAAGGCTAAGGATTTTGAACTGGCGAATCTGAAGGGGCAGAAGATCAAACTCTCGGATGAGTTGAAAAAAGGGCCTGTCGTGCTGCTGGTGCTGCGTGGATATCCGGGTTATCAATGCCCGATCTGCACACGGCAGGTGGGACAGTTCATTACAAATGCCAAGAAACTGAAGGCGGCGAAGGCAACCGTGATCATGGTCTATCCCGGCCCGTCGAAGGAACTGGAAAAACGTGCCGACGAATTTATTCACAATCAAAGTCTGCCGGACCATTTTCAGTTCCTGATCGATCCGGATTATAAATTTACGAACGCCTACCATCTGCGGTGGGACGCCAAACGGGAAACCGCGTATCCGTCCACGTTCGTAATCGGCAAGGATGGTAAGATCAAATACGCGAAAAGCAGCATGACACACGGCGGCCGAGCGAATGCGAAAGAGGTTTTAAAAGCGCTCGGTGAGTGA
- a CDS encoding putative periplasmic lipoprotein translates to MKSLLIIAVLLTGCSGNPQNTDEPSDSPLRLDLAGTGLSDATKKCINESKRAEHEPFDFNEGYKRRYKYKVVCEGVTYIVDYDAASSVIYGITKE, encoded by the coding sequence ATGAAATCTCTATTGATCATCGCAGTTTTATTAACCGGGTGTTCTGGTAATCCACAAAATACCGATGAGCCTTCCGATTCCCCTTTACGACTCGATCTGGCTGGAACCGGTCTTAGTGATGCCACGAAAAAATGCATCAACGAGAGTAAACGGGCCGAGCATGAGCCGTTTGATTTTAATGAGGGATATAAACGCCGCTACAAATACAAAGTTGTCTGTGAAGGCGTAACGTATATAGTCGATTACGATGCCGCGAGTAGTGTTATTTACGGTATCACCAAAGAATAA
- the purE gene encoding 5-(carboxyamino)imidazole ribonucleotide mutase, whose protein sequence is MSDKSPPLVGVIMGSQSDWDTMKEAAAILEQFGVAHECRVVSAHRTPDWMNEYAKDAEKRGLEVIIAGAGGAAHLPGMVAAQTVLPVLGVPVKSRALQGLDSLLSIVQMPGGVPVGTLAIGESGAKNAALLAIRILGNSRPELRTKMHEFCQNQTDTVLENSEL, encoded by the coding sequence ATGTCAGACAAAAGTCCCCCGCTGGTGGGCGTGATCATGGGAAGTCAATCCGACTGGGATACGATGAAAGAGGCGGCTGCGATCCTGGAACAGTTCGGCGTCGCGCATGAGTGCCGCGTGGTTTCGGCACATCGGACTCCCGACTGGATGAACGAATACGCCAAGGATGCAGAAAAACGGGGGCTGGAAGTCATCATCGCAGGCGCCGGCGGCGCCGCCCATCTGCCGGGCATGGTCGCCGCGCAGACAGTACTCCCCGTACTGGGTGTGCCGGTCAAAAGCCGGGCGCTACAGGGACTGGATTCGCTGCTGTCGATCGTACAGATGCCGGGAGGCGTGCCGGTGGGAACGCTGGCGATTGGAGAATCGGGCGCGAAGAACGCGGCCCTCCTGGCGATTCGCATCCTTGGCAATTCGCGTCCCGAGTTACGAACCAAGATGCATGAGTTCTGTCAAAATCAGACCGACACCGTACTGGAAAATTCCGAATTATGA
- a CDS encoding sugar phosphate isomerase/epimerase family protein, with product MARPVTLFTGQWADLPLEEMCKKAQDFGYDGLELACWGDHFEVDKALSDDTYCNRKRELLEKYDLQLFSISNHLVGQAVLDIIDERHKAILPEYVWGDGDPAGVNERAIEEMKNTARAAQKLGVSVVNGFTGSSIWHLLYDFPPTPRAMYDAGYQLLADRWNPILDVFQECGIKFALEVHPTEIAFDIYSAEASLKALDHREEFGFNFDPSHLIWQGVDPVEFIRYFPDRIYHAHMKDASVTLNGRTGILTSHLPFGDQRRGWDFRSVGRGGVRFEEIIRALNDIGYGGPLSIEWEDMGMNRDQGAREACQFVKNVDFAPSDIAFDGAFGD from the coding sequence ATGGCACGCCCTGTAACATTATTCACCGGACAATGGGCCGACCTCCCGTTGGAAGAGATGTGTAAGAAAGCACAAGACTTCGGCTATGACGGCTTGGAACTTGCCTGCTGGGGAGACCATTTCGAAGTCGATAAAGCCCTCTCTGACGATACCTATTGTAACCGCAAACGGGAACTGCTCGAAAAATACGATCTGCAGTTGTTCTCGATTTCCAATCACCTCGTCGGTCAGGCTGTGCTCGATATCATCGACGAACGCCACAAAGCCATCTTGCCCGAATACGTCTGGGGCGACGGTGATCCCGCCGGCGTCAACGAACGGGCGATTGAAGAAATGAAGAACACCGCCCGCGCCGCACAGAAGCTCGGCGTTAGCGTGGTCAACGGCTTCACCGGTTCCAGCATCTGGCATCTACTCTACGATTTCCCGCCCACGCCGCGGGCCATGTACGACGCCGGCTATCAGCTACTCGCCGACCGCTGGAATCCGATTCTCGACGTCTTTCAGGAATGCGGCATCAAGTTCGCTCTCGAAGTTCATCCGACGGAAATCGCCTTCGACATTTATTCCGCGGAAGCCTCGCTGAAGGCCCTCGACCACCGCGAAGAGTTCGGCTTCAACTTCGACCCCAGCCACTTGATCTGGCAGGGCGTTGATCCCGTCGAATTCATCCGTTACTTCCCCGATCGCATTTATCACGCGCACATGAAAGACGCTTCGGTCACACTGAATGGTCGTACGGGAATTCTGACCAGCCACCTGCCGTTCGGCGATCAACGTCGCGGCTGGGACTTCCGCAGCGTCGGACGAGGCGGTGTACGGTTTGAAGAAATCATCCGCGCCTTGAACGACATCGGTTACGGCGGCCCGCTTTCCATCGAATGGGAAGACATGGGCATGAACCGCGATCAAGGTGCCCGCGAAGCCTGCCAATTCGTCAAGAACGTCGACTTCGCCCCCTCCGACATCGCCTTCGACGGCGCTTTCGGAGACTGA
- a CDS encoding DUF1963 domain-containing protein → MNKSRPEILRGIKRYHLEEFQDHILDGLLPAVDLVPGKSVKRKLPAGRSKFGGEPDLHDPEDWPYEPAGRPLHFLAQIRLSDLPAKHIPRSILPAKGWLWFWYDSLGMWEELYSLRTDWMTHGFQVTFSPSERKPVQRCSFPDFLERKIPKAITRKGYFRPAAEIYRPAPEASLRFKPMYSLNIQTLDTLYDAADDCETEELENQIFEFIHHFFKTNHQLFGDYDDRFDGDCRESCHLAMKAKSKGESVLHYRQDPEKPVTNRQKKDWRLLLDLGSDNQFNWCWSDFGSLLFWIREQDLAKQNFSKVHGMICSS, encoded by the coding sequence ATGAACAAATCCCGACCGGAAATTCTTCGTGGAATTAAACGCTATCATCTGGAAGAATTTCAGGATCACATTCTGGATGGGCTGTTACCGGCCGTGGATCTGGTTCCGGGAAAGTCGGTGAAACGCAAGCTGCCTGCTGGACGTTCTAAATTTGGTGGCGAGCCTGACCTGCATGATCCTGAAGACTGGCCCTACGAACCTGCGGGACGACCGTTACACTTCCTGGCTCAAATTCGCTTAAGTGACCTGCCGGCAAAACATATTCCCCGTTCGATCCTGCCGGCAAAAGGCTGGCTCTGGTTCTGGTATGACAGCCTGGGAATGTGGGAAGAACTTTATTCGCTGCGGACTGACTGGATGACGCACGGTTTTCAAGTGACCTTTTCGCCTTCTGAGAGAAAACCGGTGCAACGCTGTTCCTTTCCAGATTTTTTAGAGCGGAAAATTCCGAAAGCAATCACCCGGAAAGGATACTTCAGGCCAGCGGCGGAAATTTATCGGCCTGCCCCTGAAGCATCGCTCCGTTTCAAGCCTATGTATTCCTTGAATATCCAGACACTGGATACACTTTACGATGCAGCAGATGACTGTGAAACAGAAGAGCTTGAGAATCAGATTTTCGAGTTTATCCATCATTTTTTTAAAACCAATCACCAGTTGTTTGGAGATTATGACGACCGCTTTGATGGAGACTGCCGTGAAAGTTGTCATCTGGCTATGAAAGCAAAATCCAAAGGAGAAAGCGTGCTTCATTACCGTCAAGATCCTGAAAAACCAGTCACCAACAGACAAAAAAAAGACTGGCGGTTACTACTGGATTTAGGTAGTGATAACCAATTCAACTGGTGCTGGAGTGATTTTGGTAGTTTATTATTCTGGATCCGAGAGCAGGATCTGGCGAAGCAAAATTTTTCCAAAGTGCATGGTATGATCTGCTCGAGCTGA
- a CDS encoding 7-carboxy-7-deazaguanine synthase QueE, translated as MLISEIFHSPQGEGKWIGVPSIFIRTSGCNLRCWFCDTPYTSWNPEGEKMSVDAIMEHIEQYDCEHVVVTGGEPMLSHEIESLTLRLHTIGKVITIETAGTILADVHADLMSISPKLSNSIPVKDPEWAHRHDARRDQPTVIHELIKRHPYQIKFVVDRREDVSEIEDYLIRYPEIKREQVYLMPQGTTAEMLADRMPWIEEVAKQLGCQVTRRMHIELWGNVRGK; from the coding sequence GTGCTGATCTCAGAAATCTTTCACTCGCCCCAAGGCGAAGGCAAATGGATCGGGGTCCCCTCGATTTTCATTCGCACCAGCGGCTGCAATCTGCGCTGCTGGTTCTGCGACACGCCTTACACCTCCTGGAACCCGGAGGGAGAGAAGATGTCGGTCGATGCGATCATGGAACACATCGAACAATACGATTGTGAACACGTCGTCGTCACTGGCGGCGAGCCGATGCTGAGTCACGAGATTGAATCGCTCACACTCCGGCTGCATACGATCGGCAAGGTCATCACCATCGAAACCGCGGGCACGATCCTGGCAGACGTCCACGCCGACCTGATGTCGATCAGCCCCAAACTCTCGAATTCGATTCCCGTCAAAGACCCCGAATGGGCACATCGCCACGACGCCCGACGCGATCAGCCCACGGTGATTCACGAACTGATCAAACGCCATCCGTATCAGATCAAATTCGTCGTCGACCGCCGCGAAGACGTCAGCGAGATTGAGGATTATCTGATCCGCTATCCGGAAATCAAACGCGAACAGGTCTATCTGATGCCGCAAGGCACTACGGCCGAGATGCTGGCCGATCGCATGCCCTGGATCGAAGAGGTCGCCAAACAACTTGGTTGTCAGGTCACGCGGCGGATGCACATTGAACTCTGGGGCAACGTGCGGGGAAAATAG
- a CDS encoding ATP-grasp domain-containing protein → MRAYVQQGQKGDPNYLNLERIAYTFWERGYEMLRFDYPELCEGALDRGLLTYPEETIVAGGVGTVREAIKRANRSLPDLQELPDCLEPWIGRKHWTSTLDEVRQPFEKEVPTQPVHVKPLHEHKRFTGTVFKEFRDLIPSATVDGATEVLVQEVVEFVSEWRAYLFRGRIKTVANYQGDPLAFPDPTRMQAALDAFESCPIACSMDWGITSTGETLLVEVNDCYALGNYGINMYIYTAMIEARWREIMELEDNGIGVLL, encoded by the coding sequence ATGCGTGCCTATGTGCAACAGGGACAGAAAGGTGATCCGAATTATCTGAATCTGGAACGTATCGCGTATACCTTCTGGGAACGGGGTTATGAGATGCTGCGCTTCGATTACCCTGAACTCTGCGAGGGGGCTCTGGATCGTGGACTCCTGACGTATCCTGAAGAAACGATTGTTGCGGGCGGCGTGGGAACCGTACGTGAAGCGATCAAACGGGCGAACCGTTCTCTGCCTGATTTACAGGAACTGCCAGACTGTCTGGAACCGTGGATCGGTCGCAAGCACTGGACCTCCACTCTGGATGAGGTGCGTCAGCCGTTCGAGAAAGAAGTGCCTACACAACCGGTCCACGTGAAGCCTCTGCACGAACACAAACGATTCACGGGAACTGTTTTCAAGGAATTCCGCGACCTGATTCCCTCTGCAACGGTCGATGGTGCGACGGAAGTCCTGGTGCAGGAAGTGGTCGAATTTGTCTCGGAATGGCGGGCGTATCTCTTTCGTGGACGCATCAAAACGGTTGCGAATTATCAAGGCGATCCGCTGGCGTTCCCCGACCCGACTCGGATGCAGGCGGCTCTGGACGCATTCGAAAGCTGCCCCATCGCCTGCAGTATGGACTGGGGAATCACGTCTACCGGTGAAACACTGCTGGTGGAAGTGAATGACTGCTATGCCTTAGGAAACTACGGCATCAATATGTATATTTACACGGCGATGATCGAAGCCCGCTGGCGAGAGATCATGGAGCTCGAAGACAACGGAATTGGTGTGCTGCTCTAA